One region of Octopus sinensis linkage group LG30, ASM634580v1, whole genome shotgun sequence genomic DNA includes:
- the LOC115226492 gene encoding caspase-3-like: MADGGENVGTSDQPHSPTKEDLSKRFAKYDINNKRLVAYIFNHENFKNNHPESREGSSKDTEAFIAALIKLGFSERDVTVFKDKTADEMLNAFKNVNEVGTRNPVGCFVCAIMSHGRENDQLCAYDRDVGLYDLLSCLTPVKCPSLSGVPKLIFVQACRGGEIDEGFCVTDGPETEVNETLSNIPIMPDLLVFHSSYNKYSSFRNKPNGTCFMKTLSEALIEYGTERELLTLLTAVSYYVASSEFKTYRNPELEKKQMPQIMSTLLKQLKFEPRRENASSKARTRSRSPLEETDGSSKKRPRKPTLIRTTPGTYKYTYITQSHAQ, translated from the coding sequence ATGGCAGATGGAGGTGAAAACGTTGGGACAAGCGATCAGCCCCATTCCCCAACTAAGGAAGATCTTAGTAAACGTTTCgctaaatatgatataaataacaaGCGACTTGTAGCCTACATCTTCAACCacgaaaatttcaaaaataaccaTCCTGAATCTCGTGAAGGCTCATCAAAAGATACAGAAGCTTTTATAGCGGCATTAATAAAACTTGGATTTTCTGAACGGGATGTCACAGTTTTTAAAGATAAAACAGCCGATGAAATGCTCAATGCTTTCAAAAATGTTAACGAAGTTGGAACTCGTAATCCAGTTGGTTGCTTTGTTTGTGCAATTATGAGCCATGGTAGGGAAAACGATCAGTTATGTGCATACGACCGCGATGTTGGACTGTATGATTTGCTTTCTTGCCTGACACCCGTTAAATGTCCATCTTTAAGTGGAGTACCCaaattaatttttgttcaagCATGTCGTGGAGGAGAGATTGATGAAGGATTCTGTGTAACTGATGGCCCTGAAACAGAAGTGAATGAAACGCTATCCAATATTCCAATTATGCCTGATCTGTTGGTTTTTCATTCCTCCTATAATAAATATTCGTCTTTCAGGAATAAACCGAATGGTACGTGTTTTATGAAAACATTAAGTGAAGCTTTGATTGAATATGGCACTGAACGTGAACTCCTGACACTTTTAACCGCTGTCTCTTACTATGTTGCTTCTTCAGAATTCAAAACTTATCGCAATCCCGAACTGGAGAAGAAACAAATGCCTCAGATTATGTCGACATTGCTCAAACAGCTAAAGTTTGAACCGAGGAGGGAAAATGCTTCATCAAAAGCACGTACGCGAAGCAGAAGTCCACTTGAGGAAACGGATGGGAGTTCAAAGAAGCGCCCGCGCAAGCCGACATTAATACGCACAACTCCaggaacatacaaatacacatacataacacagtcACATGCACAGTAA